The DNA sequence TGGGCCTGCCGTGCATGCGTCAACGGCGCGGCCCACCCGGTCCGCGCACCGCTCCAGCTTCGTCACGGGAGCCGTGGTCGCCGCTGACGGCGGGTTCACCGCGCTCCAGCGACGGGTTGACGTTCGACCAGAACAGCGCGGTCAGGCCGCGCCGGTCCTCATCGCTGGGCTTCTTCGCCCATGCCGGTTCGGCAAGGGCCTGCTGCACCAGCAGGGTGTGGACGTGCACGAGCGCGGACTGGAGCAGGTGCAGGGCGAGCATCGACGCCTCCGCCCCCACAGCACCACAGGCTGCCCATATGGCCGGGTACGGCCGAAAGCCGGGTGACCACCCGCCGGCAGGCGTACAACGCCAACCAGCGGTTCCGGATGCGGACCACGCAGGGGCACTGGTACCGGATGGTCCGCGGCGGCAGCCCCCGCGTCACGCTCGCGACCCTCGCCGGAAAAACCGGAAAAGCGGTGCACGACGAACTGTGCCCCGGCGTCAACCCGCTCCTCCCGCTGTCCGTCCTCGCGTGGTCCTGTGACGCGCCCGAGGCGCAGTGGACGCCGGACGACCCGGGCGAGCCCGGCGGCCCGCTGCGCTGGCGCAACTCCCGCCACCCGGAGCTCTGTCTGACCGCGGAACGGAGCGGGGACCCGGTCGGGGCGCTGCCCTGCGACGACGGCGCGGCCCAGCAGTGGTGGGACAACTCCCGCGCGGTGCCCGAGCGGGAGTGGCGGGTCGGTGACGGCCGGACACGACTGCGCGCCTTCAACGGCCTGTACCTGGACCTCCGGAACGGGAGCGGCCGCGACGGCACTCCGCTGACCGCCCGCGCGAAGAACGGCGCCGGCACCCAGCGGTGGGACACCGAGTACGCCGAGTCCGGCGACAACCTCGTCCGCCTCAGGGCGCTCGGCGGCGGCAAGCGCTGCGTCGACCTGGCCGACGCCGACCGGCCGCGCCCCGGTGACCGTACGGTCTTGGGCGACTGCTCCGACCACCGCGCCAAGAAGGACGGCACGGGGGCACCGCTGGCAGGCCGAGATGTACGGCGACGGCACCCTCCGCTTCCGCAACGAGTCCGCGCACCTGTGCCTGGCGGCGCCGCTGCGGGACACGGGGTACGTGACGATCGAGTCCTGCGACGACAGCCCGCGGCAGCGCTGGACGTTCATGCCGTGAGCAGTCACAGGCGTGCGACTTGATACGGTTGCCCGCATTTGGGCGGTGGCCGGTGTGACCGCCGCCCACCTGAGAGACCCCTCGGAGGCCGGGCCATGCGGTTCATCTGCCGGAACTTCGGGCTGTCGGACCTGCCCCGGCGCGGCATCGCCCCGCATCAGGCGCCCCTGGAGGTGCTGCTCCTCGACGTCGAGGCGGACCTGTCCGTCCGGGAGGACGGGCGGACCGTGTGGGCCGAGGACGCCTTTCCGGCGGCCGAGCTGGCGTACCAGCTCGGCCGCTGGCTCCGTGGGGCGGACGCCGACCGCGGTGACTTCACGTTCGACTCGCTGCAGGCGGAACCGGGGACGCTCCGGATCGCGGAGGCCGGCGAGGGGCGTTGGCGGGTCGGTTCCGGCCTCGCGCCGGCCTGGTGGACCGCGCCCGTCGCCTGGGACGTCCTCACGACGGAGATCGGGCGGCTCGACCGTTCCGTGCGCGAGGGCCTGGCCGCGCTGGGCGTCGGACCGGACGTCCTCCCCGCGCTCTGACGGCCGTCACGCTCGGCACGCCGTCACACCTGCCCCCCGGCACTCCCGTCACCCCCCGGCACGCCCCACACATCCACCCCCCTGGCACGCCCGGCGCCCTAGCCCCCCGCCGTCCGCCCGATCTCCCGCCGCCTCTCCCACACCCCCGCCGAGACCCTCGCCAGCAGCCGCGCCGCCGGGTCGTCGACGTCGTCGCCCGAGCCGAGCGGGCCGGTGTAGCAGACGGCGAGGGTGTACGGCGGGGCGTCGGGCGGGTGGACGACGGCGGCGCTGTGGCGGAGGCCGGTGATCCAGCCGTTCTTGCCGGCCAGGCGGGTGCCCGGGGGCAGCCCGGCGGCGAGGTCGACGGCGTGGGCGTTGTGCTCCAGCAGGGCCAGGACCTCGGGTTCCAGGGAGTCCAGGAGGGCGGCGAGGTCGCGGGCGGTGACGTGGTTCTGGAGGCCGGCCGCGCGGGCGCGGTGGTCCTCGATGCCGCGGGTGACGGTGCTGCGGGTGGCCCCGGCCCGGCGCCAGACCTCGGCCACGGCCGCGTACCCGGCCTCGGCCAGGCAGAGGTTGGTGGCCAGGTTGGAGGAGTGGGTGACCATCCGCTCGGCGAGCCAGCGCAGCGGGACCGTCTCGCCGAGCCGTCGCCAGGGCAGCGGATCGCTGTCCTCCGCGGGGTCGTTGGCGTACGTACCTTCGCCGGTCGCGGAGGCGAAGCGGTTGACGACCGGGACGGGCCGGTCGAGGTCGGTGCCGGAGCGGTGGAGGGCGGCCAGGACGGCCACCTTCATGGTGCTCGCGGCGTAGTGCACCGCGTCCGCGTTCCGCTCGATCACCGGGGGGCGGCCGCAAGGGGCCACGACGAGGGAGAGCACGGTCTCAGAGTAGACAGCGGACAGGCCGCCCCGGTGCGAACCGGGACGGCCTGTCCGTGGAGAAGGGCGGCGGGGGGATGTCAGCCCATCTCCTCCAACGCCTTGCCCTTGGTCTCCTTGACGTACTTGAGCACGAAGGGGATGGAGAGCACGGCGAAGACCGTGTAGATGATGTAGGTGCCGGACAGGTTCCAGTCCGACAGGCTCGGGAAGCTGGCCGTGATGGCCCAGTTGGCGATCCACTGGGCGGCCGCGGCCACGCCCAGCGCCGCGGCGCGGATGCGGTTGGGGAACATCTCGCCGAGGAACACCCAGACCACGACGCCCCAGGAGAGGGCGAAGAAGAGGACGAAGGCGTGGGCCGCGATCAGGGCGACGGTGCCCTGGGCGGTCGGCAGCGAGCCGTCGCCGGCCTGGGAGGAGAACGCCCATGCCTCCAGGGCCAGGGAGACGGCCATACCGGCCGAACCGACGATCGCGAGCGGCTTGCGGCCGATCCGGTCGACGAGGAG is a window from the Streptomyces mobaraensis genome containing:
- a CDS encoding RICIN domain-containing protein, which translates into the protein MTTRRQAYNANQRFRMRTTQGHWYRMVRGGSPRVTLATLAGKTGKAVHDELCPGVNPLLPLSVLAWSCDAPEAQWTPDDPGEPGGPLRWRNSRHPELCLTAERSGDPVGALPCDDGAAQQWWDNSRAVPEREWRVGDGRTRLRAFNGLYLDLRNGSGRDGTPLTARAKNGAGTQRWDTEYAESGDNLVRLRALGGGKRCVDLADADRPRPGDRTVLGDCSDHRAKKDGTGAPLAGRDVRRRHPPLPQRVRAPVPGGAAAGHGVRDDRVLRRQPAAALDVHAVSSHRRAT
- a CDS encoding DUF7878 domain-containing protein — encoded protein: MRFICRNFGLSDLPRRGIAPHQAPLEVLLLDVEADLSVREDGRTVWAEDAFPAAELAYQLGRWLRGADADRGDFTFDSLQAEPGTLRIAEAGEGRWRVGSGLAPAWWTAPVAWDVLTTEIGRLDRSVREGLAALGVGPDVLPAL
- a CDS encoding Tn3 family transposase, translating into MLALHLLQSALVHVHTLLVQQALAEPAWAKKPSDEDRRGLTALFWSNVNPSLERGEPAVSGDHGSRDEAGAVRGPGGPRR
- a CDS encoding serine hydrolase; this encodes MLSLVVAPCGRPPVIERNADAVHYAASTMKVAVLAALHRSGTDLDRPVPVVNRFASATGEGTYANDPAEDSDPLPWRRLGETVPLRWLAERMVTHSSNLATNLCLAEAGYAAVAEVWRRAGATRSTVTRGIEDHRARAAGLQNHVTARDLAALLDSLEPEVLALLEHNAHAVDLAAGLPPGTRLAGKNGWITGLRHSAAVVHPPDAPPYTLAVCYTGPLGSGDDVDDPAARLLARVSAGVWERRREIGRTAGG